In Coregonus clupeaformis isolate EN_2021a chromosome 32, ASM2061545v1, whole genome shotgun sequence, the following are encoded in one genomic region:
- the LOC121548408 gene encoding C2 calcium-dependent domain-containing protein 4C-like, which translates to MWVVEQIRVLVAKNNLPFLIAEYSISDIMLGEKTSREKRRKTFSLCPNIITPNTIPEFCIPPKISPQQELKTVDWSKTSPLGKVSFSPEQDSSPEREVAVREPFINTHPTLIQVESVDEAPYGQGFSDEESTNADPQSQAALSLPHLAKAQTCYGFCTLLESPHTRRKESLFHSYPNACPLPLIAASTGPCGRSNTYSSRPSPLPHSRSPSFSLTKLTSRLSPGGSRLVALQRQGTLDSDTTSSAESSPFSSPLLTRPPPKSSLLKALSHDRLLSRTMRKAVLSRNNSLSTDEGSSTDNSPNIIRRASDAGLVEPLPSAFTLAPPAIFPIDLVLYRERVMNESRVPVGREGALRLSAEYCPDNQRLRVRLISAEGLYAISVDPKSINCSVSICLLPGKIQKQRSAVIKRSRNPIFNEDFFFDGISEEDISCRSLRFKVVNKMSSMKRDYILGDCEILLNSVLSM; encoded by the coding sequence ATGTGGGTGGTGGAACAGATCCGTGTGTTAGTGGCCAAAAACAACCTTCCGTTCCTCATAGCGGAGTACAGCATCTCAGACATCATGTTGGGAGAGAAAACATCTCGGGAGAAAAGAAGGAAAACGTTCTCTCTGTGCCCTAACATCATCACTCCGAATACTATCCCTGAGTTCTGCATCCCGCCAAAGATCTCACCACAGCAGGAGCTAAAGACAGTGGACTGGAGTAAAACTAGCCCTCTAGGAAAGGTGTCCTTTTCACCTGAGCAGGACAGCAGCCCTGAGAGGGAGGTAGCGGTGAGAGAACCCTTCATCAACACTCATCCAACCCTCATCCAGGTAGAGAGCGTGGACGAGGCTCCATACGGCCAGGGCTTCAGCGATGAGGAGAGTACCAACGCCGACCCCCAGAGCCAAGCAGCTCTCTCCCTGCCCCACCTGGCCAAGGCCCAGACCTGCTACGGTTTCTGTACCCTCCTGGAGAGCCCCCACACCCGGAGGAAAGAGTCTCTGTTCCACAGCTACCCCAACGCCTGCCCCCTCCCCCTGATCGCTGCCTCTACCGGGCCTTGCGGCCGCTCCAACACTTACTCCTCCAGACCCTCACCTCTACCCCACTCCCGGTCACCCTCCTTCAGCCTCACCAAGCTGACCTCCAGGCTGTCTCCTGGAGGTTCCAGGCTGGTGGCTCTCCAGAGACAGGGCACTCTGGACAGCGACACCACCTCCTCCGCCGAGTCCTCCCCCTTCAGCTCACCTCTCCTGACCAGGCCACCCCCCAAGTCCTCCCTGCTCAAAGCCCTGAGCCACGACAGACTGCTGTCCCGGACTATGAGAAAAGCTGTGCTCTCCAGAAACAACTCTCTGTCCACGGATGAAGGCAGCTCCACGGACAACAGCCCCAATATCATCCGGAGGGCCTCTGATGCTGGGTTAGTAGAACCCCTTCCCAGTGCTTTCACCCTGGCTCCCCCTGCTATCTTCCCCATAGACCTCGTCCTCTACAGAGAGAGGGTCATGAACGAGAGTCGAGTCCCTGTAGGTAGGGAGGGGGCACTACGGCTCTCAGCAGAGTACTGCCCAGACAACCAGAGACTCAGAGTGAGGTTGATCAGTGCTGAGGGACTGTATGCTATCTCTGTGGACCCCAAGAGCATCAACTGCAGCGTCAGTATTTGTCTGTTACCGGGGAAGATTCAGAAGCAACGCAGCGCAGTCATTAAGAGGAGCCGGAACCCCATCTTCAACGAGGATTTCTTCTTCGATGGTATCTCAGAGGAGGATATCAGCTGCCGGTCACTGCGGTTCAAAGTTGTCAACAAAATGTCCTCCATGAAAAGGGACTATATTTTGGGAGACTGTGAGATTTTGCTGAACAGTGTATTATCTATGTAA